A segment of the Capra hircus breed San Clemente chromosome 24, ASM170441v1, whole genome shotgun sequence genome:
CACTTTCCTCAGAACCACTTTGCTACAGAATACTCTGATCCTGCCCTGCTGTGACTGCTCTCCACTGAAAGGTGAACTTGGATAGTATCTCAACATTAAATGAGTAAAAAAGTGTGTTGTAACATCTTCAATAAAGTGCTATCAGGCCAaggtctcttctttctctttaaaattctatATGGCTCATTGCCTGTGGAGAAACAGGAGTGCCCTCAGTTAACTGCTACTTTTGAATCTGTTCAACAGCTTAAATTCAAATTCATGCGTCAGATTCTTAAATTGCCTTTAAGTGCAAAATATGTTAGTTACTCCCATTAGGCAACAAATCAACTAAGGATCCCTCATCAACTTTGGTTCAGCTATAAGGCACCCCTACTCAGAGATCTTCCATCTCCAGCTCAGGCATGGCCAACAGGCATCTAATAACCTGTCCTTAAGTCATAGAATCAGAATTGTTCATGAGTTGTCCTGATATATGTCAGCAATGCTGTTAAttcactgaagaaaaaagaaactcattAAATCTGTGTGCAATGATTTTAGCGCAAAGAACACACAGAGTAAGTATTACACACAAAATAAGATTAAGCTGACAGGTATATACTAAGGTACAGAAACGTGTTTGACTTGGAAAttgaattttatttacaaatgttCTCTTTTAAACACAGATGCCTTTCCACCCCTTTTAAAGCATTATTTACTAATTTCCAGAAAAACCATTTACATTGTCTTAATCTTTCTGCATAAAATGGTATTATGGGATAAACAAATATGGGATGGTCtaagacataaaaacaaaacaaaagacaattTATCCACCATGAATACTCTAGTGACTGACAGAATGAAGAATCACCAATCACACCCCTTAATGTGCTACTCCAAGAAACGTGATAATTTGGGGAGGTAAATGCTTAACAATAAAGTCTTCTTACATTGTGTGGTTTAATGGTGATTGTTTAGGATTGCTCTTACAGGCTACTATTtatgctgattttaaaaaataagtcatcATTGTTAAAAAGGGCATAGACTTTTCTATACAGATTTTTCTTTAACCTTTGGAAATATGTAGATACTGATCTGGTCTCATCATTCAGGCCaattaataaaataacaaatgcaTGAATCAAACTTAAAATGAAACTTACAAACACAATCAACATGTGACTATCCAACTTAAGAAAATTAGAACTCTTCCAGAAATCAGAGTATTGCTCCTCAATAGTTACTATGGATTTGAATTTTTCATAGCTGAGACAGTATACAGACAGAATACTTAACCAACGAGTTCAAAATAAAACAATCCAGATTacctaacattttatattttaaaaatcctttcaatTTTATCTAGGAGGATAATCGTTCTCACATCATAACTAAGTTAcaagaactttgaaaaaaaaattcatccctGAGAAGTCAAAGAGAGGAATCTCTAAAAACACAGAAGTGACAGTCCTGCACCCTTTTAACAATCTTTTCTGTAGCATGAACTTTTATCAGCAGTCAGCAATCAAATGTATTCCAATCCTCGATAGTTATGGCCTCTGATGATCTGATCTTTTTACAATAAAACTGTAagtgcaacattttaaaaaatcagataaatAGGGACTCTGGTTTTATTGTAAGGTTTACATTTTTGTCAAGTCCAAGGAGAGCCAGCTAAGATatgtatacttcaataaagactGAAGTAATAACTTCTGCCGGCAGGTCGTCTTCGGAGTCTCCATTTCCCCCATTGATCTTCACCCAAAGAGTAAAAGTAATACAATTGCAATTGAGTTTACTATTATCAATGGCActgcaaagaaaaagcaaatttaattATTAGACAAATCAGAAAAAAACTAAGTCATAGTCACTAGCATCAGGAAGGTAGAAATACAGAATGTCGTCAGAATCACATTGCAAGTCCTTATCACACAGCAACATTCAAACGCACTGGATCATAAAATCCAAAACTTATCTGAAAGAGGGCCTGTGTGACTGGGATAAGGGTCGCACTGGCACAACTAGATCAATACAAAGTAATCTGGGGATAGTGCTGGAGCAGCCCCGGGAACACAAGCAAACTGGACCCGGGCAGGAGTAGACCCACAGGGTCGCCAGCGACATCTGACATTAGAAACACAGTGCAAAGAAGATTCTGTAGCTTCATCACTAAATGAAGAATGAACTTATTTATCATTCTACCCAAAGCTGTGATGAAAGCAGCTAATAGACAGACAGAGGTAGAGGTAGTAAGAGACTCTAATTTTAATAGTTTCTAATAAAAGGTTTTGAACTCCCGAGttgttctaaaatattttctaataaaataacAGACATGGGGCCTGTATTTTTCTCTTGAAAGTCTTACAGGACTCTAGATAACTATTCTACTTAGAAGCAAAAAGAACTTCTAAAAGGCAAGAACGCTAATGTCTTTCAACCCCGAGAGGTGACATACAGGTAGCAAAGAAACATCACATGGCTGAGCACTCCATCTGCATCAGCTGGCTTaaacagagagaaaaggcaaGAGCGGAAAGAAACTAGTGACTTTTTAAGCGGGAAAGCCAAGTCAAACAGAAAAATGTTCCCACTAAAAATGACATTCACACTTGGAAGTTTTGCTACTTAAACCacaaaattaaagtgaaagagtGTTCTACTAGTTTTGCTTCTTACCTCTCATCACGGTTCTTACAGATCGAATAAGGTTCATTAGCTGAGATTTAATTCCTGGCTCTTCTCCGAATCCTCCAATTCCCTGGTCTGTTCCCCAGCCAACTGCATAACATAAAGATGATAAGCTGTGTTAAAATTTATTATGCACTTGCCTTGCTCCCTCATTAGTCACCTTCTAAAACATAACTCTGAGTCTCTGTTAAAGACATAAAATATAtcatatgatttaaaaattttagagtatattttttacttttgataAGCAGCACatttaatttcccttttaattttataaaataaactacagCCTAGTAAATTATTCCATGGCACTAAATTCAGTAAAGATGACTGTTGTGACAACctaactcttttctttcttcttttttaaacaaaacatttttcaGGTCAGAACTGAGAACCAAAGCATACTGTCAAGTTGAATAATACATTAGTTCAACTCAGAATTCATAAAACCCAACGTAATTATTAGTATAAAGGTGTTGTATCTAAGTTTCAGTACGTGTTCACCTGGGGAAATGTTAATACAAACCCGTTCACAGCTTGGATAGGCCTTCATGGCATGCCAACAGAGGTATATCTTTTTAACTTGACCATTCCTCCTCATTCCTCAATTTTGAGGTGAGGAATTTAGCCTACTATCTAACTCTAATCCCACTTATTTTTAGTAAATGGGTCTTTTACCTTCTTCTATCATTTTCCTGATAATATAAATCATTACTTCTTTACCtttatttgttcatcttttttttattgCCTTACACATTCTACTAGAGGCTCACACATCCTCATTTCTGCAATGTCCTTCCCTTGTCCTTATTTCAGGTCCACTTTTCATATCTCATATGactaggtattttttttaatctcctatgACTACAGGGCTTAATTAATTCCTGACACACTAACCCTTTAacctgaagatggagaaaaagtttttattttatacgtGAAAGAACCAAGTATCAGGTAACAAGATTTCATATTGCTTAATCTACTTTTACTTGGTTGAAATAAAGGTTAAATAATGATTGCTTTTTTGGTCACATCAATACTGAGATATGCTACGGTATAAAACTCAAGTTCACAACAGAATAGGTATGTTTTGACTCCCACTCACCCTTCAAGACCTAGCTACCTGTGCTCACAGCCTTCCTAGTCCACAGAGGTGTTACTCGTTTCGAGCTCCCAGAGTTCAACCTCCATCACAGTGGTTAAGATCACAGCCTCTACCATCTTTGGCCAGACTCTCAATAGATGCCTCTGCAATTTCATCTCAACCTCTTTCTCCCTTAAAGGGCCAGATCTTTCTAGCTCACAATGTGTGATGATTTCCATCATCTACTGAGTGAAGTTAGAAGCTCCTTAAATTAACATCCTAGCCCTCTATCATACCACAACCCTCCAAGTATTGCTATTCACACTCAATTCCCACTAACTGCTATACATGTTAAAGGCAGCTTTTGAAtccaggtctcagttcagttcagttgctcagtcatgtctgactctttgcaaccccatgaaccgcagcacgccaggcctccctgtccatcaccaattcccagagtccacccaatcccatgtccatcaagttggtgatgccatccgaccatctcatcctctgttgtccccttctcctcccgccctcaatctttcccagcatcagggtcttttcaaatgagtcatttcttcacatcaggtggccaacatattggagtttcagcttcagcatcagtcctttcaatgaatattcaggactgatctcctttaggatgggctggttggatctccttgcagtccaagggactctcaagagtcttttccaacaccacagttcaaaagcatcaattcttcagtgctcagccttctttatagtccaactctcacatccatacatgaccactggaaaaaccatagccttgactagatggacctttgttggcaaagtaatccaggtctgtctgacttTAAAAGTCAAGGCCTTTCCTAATTCCCCTCTATGTCATAATAAAACTTGTTTTACCCAAACAGTAACTACTGATTGTAAGTCATATTATAAATTCCTAGAACTAAATTTAGTCTTTctttacctttcccttctcctccaccctGGAGCAAGTACTTCATATACATTTGTGGAATTAAACTGAATTTATAGCAAACCAAGTTAACTTTGGATAAAGAAAGGTATGGTAAATCCTAAGATCGTTTCCAAAGAAccatgtttctttatttttaagataaacaaAGCGTAACACAAACCAATCATTCAGTTGTAGCtttgagggagggaggaagaaatccTCCAACATTAAATGCATACATCTCCCCAAGTTAAAAACAATCTCAAACCTGCATTTTGCTTGCTTCCTACTTCTGGATCTCTGGCAAGCAAATTTTATTTATGCTGTTTCTCCAACATTTACTTTTACTATATAACAAGTTCTACTATAATTTCTTTCTCCCACATACTTTCtaggtattttctttctctcacttttctAGGTAGCTCAAATCAGTATTCTCCACTATATGGCAATTCTCTTTTTGTCATCTAAGTTCAGAGGTGTAGTACCAGCCTTTAACTACTTATAATGTGgtgaaaattatttcataatcaTGTCTTGAAAAGACATAAAACACAGAATGGCCACCACCACCAGTTGTATTATTTTCCAAACCAGATTAGTCTTGCTCATATAAACCTACTTAACAACTCTGCACAGTAAGAAAGCAGCCTGGTTCAGGTAAACATAATGGTTACTGTAAGGAAGAATGTTTCCTTGACCCTCTTAGGGTCCTTGGTTAtgtctgaaaattaaactgacaaagacaTTAACAGAAAAGCATACAAAGTTTTTTAAGGTTTTACATGTACCTGGGAGTCTTCACAAGAAAATGAAGACCTAAAAAGTGAGCATAACAGGAAACTTTTCTATGTCTTAGACAATGGAATAAATTTGTGAAGAATTAACAAGAAAAGGCATTTGGGCTATGGGTAACATAATAAAGTAATACAGTCTGTCTGGCCCTCAGTTCCCTGTCTCTGGTGCTAAGAATGTCTCTCTTCCTTCTGGTATGGGGAGGATACCTTTCACATGAGAAACTTATCTCCTGCtttcaggaaagaaggggcagccaGGGGGGAGGGTGGGCTGATTGCTCTGCTTCTGGTGTTTTCTCTAACTCCTTCACCTTAAGATGTTCAACACGCCACAGTGACTTATTTGGGGGTAGCATGTCCTGAACCCTATCAATGGACACACACTTTTAACTTAGACTTCTCCCGAAATCTACTAATAAGACAgtgtatgtccaactctttgcgaccccgtggactgtagctcctctgtccgtggaattttctaggcaagaagactggagtgggttgccatttccaggggactttcccgacccaggaatccaactcgtatctcctgtgtctcctgcactggcaggtggattctcttccCACTGAGCTTACAAGAGTAATAAGAAAGAAGTCCCCGGGCAAGAGAACTTAATcagaacaacaacacaaaaagacagacaataactGACTTAGCAGAGAAAACTGAACCGTAAACCTCCAGGGAGCACACAATAAAAAACTGAGGCGAATCATGCCGAGACTCCAGAAAACTTGAGAGAAACTTCAAAATGCCAGTGAGGGCGACGTAGTTTTGGAAACACAGGAGGACTGAATGAAAGTCCCCACAGGAGCAGTAAGCGCCACTCATCTCTGCCTCCCTTTCCCTAGACTGAACTGATGGGaagagtttctctctctcttaaccCCTCAGGAGACAGGTTTACTCTCAGTGGAGACTGAAGCAGGGAAGCTCCAAGACCTGGGGAAATCTCAGGAAGGTGGACTGAATTAATTAAGGTCTACAAACCCAAGTGTCAGACTCCTGCCCGCTTTCCCTGCTTGTGTATCACATAAGTCTGGAACATAAGAATACATACATTCTGCAGACAGGAAGTTGCACAATTACTCTGGAAATTGACCAGCTGCCCAGGAAGACTTCAGTTAGTGACATACAGGGGGCTTTAATGAAACGGCGAATTTAACTGGGACGCCCACTGGTGAGTAAATCCCAACCATATACACAGAGCTTCCAAAGAGCCTCTCAAGGTTTACTCTTAGAATGAACTGACAGTCAAGAGGGAACAATTCTGAACATGGTAGGATAGAGTAAAGCCAGAAAAGAAGGCTCTGAGGAAGAATCCAagaagttcattaaaaaaaaaaacaaaacaacgaaCATCCTTAGAGAAAAACTATTGTAGCTGAAGAatcaaagctactccattttgtaaggttcggggaaaagagcctttgggaatcccctgacctcaccccaccacctgcgaaccaatcagaacccttggccagcctGGGAAATTCGAGTCAAGCCCAGGAAAGGAaaaccaatcagaactcaacacctaacccttcatcagaaggtgaccaatcagacccggagactcccgtttttttaatttttcacgcGATAATACACTAtgtaagcaatgtaacccagagctcagggctcctccctatagctgctgcatcagtatcggtgggagccccagctcgagcttggtaataaaaactctcttgcttttgcatcagatatcagctccctggtggtcactgggagatttcgcgacttgggcaaaACATAGCTACAAAACTCAGAGAACAAGATGCCATGAAAAAGGGAACGTAAAAAAGGAGCACTTGTTCTTGCTCTATCAGCACAAAAAGTTCAAAAGAGGCTGACACACTAAGCTGAAGACACCTACAAgacaagaaaaacattaaaaaaggagTATCAATATGTCAAAATAACTGGAGTTCcagaaagagcaaagaaaacacaggaaaatttATCTAATGAGGCGGCCAAAAAGCACacagaaagatgttcaacatcactaattatcagagaaaaggaagtcaaaactacaacgaggtaTTAACTgacacaagtcagaatggccatcatcaaaaaatctacaaacaataaatgctggagagggtgtgaagaaaaggggaccctcttacactgttggtgggaatgtaaactgatacagtcactacgccactatggagaacagtatggagattccttaaaaactaaaactagaactaccctatgatccagcaatcctacttctaggcatatacccagagaaaaacataattcaaaaagatacatgcaccccaatgttcaacagccaggacatggaagcaacataagtgtccatcaacagaggaatggataaagatgacatggtgcatatatacaatggaatactattcagccataagaacaaaataatgccatctgcagcaacaaggatggacctagagactgtttgtcatactgagtgaagtcagaaagacataTCacgatgatatcacttatatgtggaatcaaaaaaaaggGGGGTACAAATGAACTATAAAATATAAGTACAGTCatggatgtagaaaacaaatttatcattatcaagggatgggggagggataatCTGGGAAATATTAGGGTTAACataaacacactactatatataaaaaataagataataagaacctgctgtatagcacaaggaactctactcaacactctATAACAGcctaatgggaaaagaatcttaaaaaaaaaaaaaaggatgtaactgattcactttgctgtacacctgaaactaacacaaacgctgtaaatcaactctactccaataaaagcTTTTAGAAGAATTATCAATCACATATTAAGAGATGATATCCCAGAACTGAGGGATATGAGCCTTTAGGCCAAATGGGCCCAATCAGGGTACAGCCCAATGAATGAAAAGGAGACCCATAGACTGCCACATTATTGTAAAATTTCAGACCTCTAAAGATAAAAGGGCTTCcaaggtagtgctagtggtaaagaacttcctgctaatgcaggagatgtaagagatgggggttcacctcctgggttgggaagatcctctggaggaggacacagcaacccactccagtattcttgcctggagaatcccatgaacagaggagcctggtgggctacagaacatagggtcgcaaagggtcagacatgactgaagtgactgtgcATGCAAAGTTAAAGAGAATACCCTAAAGGGTCTCTACCTACAAAGAGTCAGGAATCAGAATGGCATTAGACTTAACATCAATaaaggaaatgacaaaattaaatgGAATAATGTTCTTAGAACTTTAGAAAAAGTGGTTCCAATCTAGAATTCTACACTTGAACCACAAATCAACTAGAAgaataaaattatgattttttttactgTTCAGCTGTAATATGCATAGTCATATTAAATATGGAATACTGATATAACCAATAATTGGCTGGAGATGTGAGAGGCGGAGAAGGGAAGTATATGTGTATTTGCGCTTACACAAGAATGACTGTGCTAAACCCTTTCACAATAGTAGGTCAATGATTTAAAACTTGAAAGAgttgaaaataattgctttagaaGAATAGAGGATAAAGACTGAACTCCAGCTTTCTTGTCCATAGCTAGAGGGCCCAGCAGAAAACAAATGATAAGACCAGCCAGCAGCTGATGCTGCCAACTGTAAACACCACAGAATGTTCTTCCCCTGCCCAGACTTCAAAAAGTCACACACAAAAGGGTAATCCATCCAGGTTCAGTCAACAATCCTCAGCTAGATACATTTTGAAGAAAAAGTATTAACTACAGTTTTGAGGCCACTGGCAAACCTCAGGTTCTTTGAGATCAGTTTCCATttctatgaaagaaaatgaacGTGCTTTATTTTGTGTCACCAAGTTTGCAGTGCTATCGTAAATGTAAAAGTACCTAATAAACCACACAAGAACTCTACTAATGtaagtttgaaaaaaattacCTTTATCAAAAAGAGCACTGCTGAAGTGAATGATCTAGTATACTTAGACTAATCTCTCTTGTTTCAATATAATTCCCAATTCAACACAATCATTTCCATTTAACCCTTGACGAAATTAAACAAATGcttttcagtaatatatatttaaatagaaacATATATCTATAGAGTCTCTTCAATGTTTTATAAACTGCCACGCTCATCTATGTCTATCATACAGAAGGCCTATGGAATACCTTGTTCATTtctctgtggtggtggtttagttgctgagccatgtctgactcttgacaccccatgcactgtagcctcaCAGATTGctctgaatactggagtgggttgtcatttccttctccagggggattttctgactcagggattgaacctgtgtctcccgtactacaggcagatttttttaccgctaagccaccagagaagccctcattTCTCTGTACATTGATGCAAATCTGACTTactggtttctgttttttaatatttacttatttagctgcattaggtcttggttgcagcacatggaatctttagcccagggactgaacccaggccccctgcattgggagcatggcatcttagccactggaccaccaggggagtctccTGACTGACTGTTAAGATCTACCTCCTTTAGGAATTTCTCTATCATTTAGGCTCACACAACTCTCACTGGGGGGTTTTCATAGATGTTCTTTATCAGATTGTTTCTCGAAtgttttatcatgaaagggtatgctaagtcgcttcagtcgtgtctgactgtgcggccccatagacagcagcccaccaggctccaccgtccctgggattctccaggcaagaacactggagtgggttgccatttccttctccaatgcatgaaagtgaaacgtgaaagtgaagtcgctcagtcgtgtccgactctgtgcgaccccatggactgcagcccaccaggctcctccagccatgggaccctccaggcaagagtactggagtgggttgccatttccttctccatgaaaggGTATGGGGTTTTGTCAAATTTGCTTCTGCATCTGTTATAaccatgtgatttttattttactaatatGATGAATCAAATtgattttaaaaggttaaatTAACCCTGCACTCCTGGGGTAAATCCCACCTGGTTTCGTTTGCCAGTGTTCTGCACAGAATTTTCGTGTTCATATTCATCAGAGATACTGGTCTGGGGTTTCTTTTCTTGTGCTCTGTCTGGTTTTCATACCAAGTTAATACTGGCTTCAAGGCATGAGTTGGGATGTCCTCTCTCCTCTCTATTTTGGTATtaagttttctttaaatgtttgacagaGTCCAGCAATGAAGCCTGGGTTTTCCTTTGTTCAAAGTTTTTAAACTTCTAACTCAATCTCTTTACAAGTTATAGGTCTAATCAGTCAGTTCAATAGTTTGTGGTCTTTCTAGAAACTTGTCCGTTTCATCTAAATCatctaatttgttggcatacagtTGTTCACACCATTCCCTTAAAATCCTTTTCATTCTCTAAGGTAGTGATGTCTCCTTTCATCACTGACTTTAGTCATCTGAGTCTTTTTTTCTCAGTCGAGGTAAATGTTTGCCAATTTTGTTGATCTTCTGAgagaactagcttttagttttgttaattctctttattgtttttctggtctgtatttcattaatttccactgtaatctttattatttcctccccccacccccccccagtaggggaggagggagaactgGATATTCTCACTGAGAGACTCACTGCTCTTACTGAGCTTTAATAGATTTTCTTGgcagaaaaaaaagtctctctGTTTGTTGTATACTCTTATGACAATTCCTGGTGACTctgaatgtttgttttttaaataatattcactAGTTATAGTGGTTTCATTGAAAAGAGGGTCCAGTGGAGGTTCTCACACCAACATTTTGGAAGTGCTCTCCATTAATAATGGTATTTCCAAATAATCTGGTT
Coding sequences within it:
- the IER3IP1 gene encoding immediate early response 3-interacting protein 1 → MAFTLYSLLQAALLCVNAIAVLHEERFLKNIGWGTDQGIGGFGEEPGIKSQLMNLIRSVRTVMRVPLIIVNSIAIVLLLLFG